From a region of the Calliphora vicina chromosome 4, idCalVici1.1, whole genome shotgun sequence genome:
- the LOC135958224 gene encoding uncharacterized protein LOC135958224, which yields MAENEECKICLASKADNTPMLNIITIDEYENLTGITLGPRKVKKIYVCKKCARDIKEAREIHNKIITSLEERKTRAQAECGNICALNSEPITDISRHEQSELIANLLRRELESDEQGKEFVCQNCFVKIDNANKTCKKIIESLKDFQCTPQKSATKSEAAGNTPSPKTPKQKELTNETKNNDLPSTTGTTPKTSKPKKATNVSVNNKSSPTTATRKISTNDDDSLEEIVQKVKKLNIKK from the exons ATGGCCGAAAATGAAGAATGTAAAATTTGTCTCGCCTCGAAAGCGGATAATACTCCAATGCTTAACATCATAACAATCGatgaatatgaaaatttaactGGAATCACACTGGGACCAcggaaagttaaaaaaatatatgtatgcaaAAAATGTGCACGCGATATTAAAGAAGCAAGggaaattcataataaaattataacaagTTTAGAGGAAAGAAAG ACTCGTGCCCAGGCTGAATGTGGTAATATTTGTGCCCTTAACAGTGAGCCTATAACTGACATTTCTCGACACGAACAGTCAGAGCTAATTGCCAATTTGCTAAGACGTGAATTGGAATCTGACGAGCAGGGCAAAGAATttgtttgccaaaattgttttgttaaaattgatAATGCCAACAAAACTTGTAAGAAAATAATTGAAAGTTTAAAGGACTTTCAATGCACTCCACAAAAATCAGCTACTAAATCTGAAGCTGCTGGAAATACTCCCTCCCCAAAAACACCGAAGCAGAAAGAACTTACAAATGAAACGAAAAACAATGATTTACCATCAACAACTGGTACTACACCAAAAACTTCCAAGCCAAAAAAAGCCACAAATGTATCGGTCAATAATAAATCATCTCCAACAACTGCTACACGGAAAATATCAACTAATGACGATGATAGTTTGGAagaaatagttcaaaaagtaaagaaattgaatattaaaaaataa